Proteins from a single region of Ammospiza nelsoni isolate bAmmNel1 chromosome 28, bAmmNel1.pri, whole genome shotgun sequence:
- the LOC132084841 gene encoding sodium/potassium-transporting ATPase subunit alpha-2 isoform X1, whose product MPVATVTPVLAVTSTPTAGREYSPAATTSENGGGKRKQKEKELDELKKEVNLDDHKLSLDELGRKYQVDLSRGLTNARAAEILVQDGPNALTPPPTTPEWVKFCRQLFGGFSILLWIGAILCFLAYGIQAAMEDEPANDNLYLGVVLAAVVIVTGCFSYYQEAKSSKIMDSFKNMVPQQALVIREGEKIQINAENVVVGDLVEVKGGDRVPADMRIISSHGCKVDNSSLTGESEPQTRSPEFTHENPLETRNICFFSTNCVEGTARGIVISTGDRTVMGRIASLASGLEVGRTPIAMEIEHFIRLITGVAVFLGLSFFILSLILGYTWLEAVIFLIGIIVANVPEGLLATVTVCLTLTAKRMARKNCLVKNLEAVETLGSTSTICSDKTGTLTQNRMTVAHMWFDNQIHEADTTEDQSGATFDKRSPTWAALARIAGLCNRAVFKPGQENVSISKRDTAGDASESALLKCIQLSCGSVKRMRDRNPKVTEIPFNSTNKYQLSIHEREEDPQGYLLVMKGAPERILDRCSRILLQGQEQPLDQEMREAFQNAYLELGGLGERVLGFCHLYLPPDKFPRGFRFDADEVNFPTTDLCFVGLMSMIDPPRAAVPDAVGKCRSAGIKVIMVTGDHPITAKAIAKGVGIISEGNETVEDIAARLNIPVSQVNPREAKACVVHGSDLKDMSSEQLDEILRNHTEIVFARTSPQQKLIIVEGCQRQGAIVAVTGDGVNDSPALKKADIGIAMGIAGSDVSKQAADMILLDDNFASIVTGVEEGRLIFDNLKKSIAYTLTSNIPEITPFLLFIIANIPLPLGTVTILCIDLGTDMVPAISLAYEAAESDIMKRQPRNPRSDKLVNERLISMAYGQIGMIQALGGFFTYFVILAENGFLPGTLLGIRLAWDDRSKNDLEDSYGQEWTYEQRKVVEFTCHTAFFASIVVVQWADLIICKTRRNSVFQQGMKNKILIFGLLEETALAAFLSYCPGMGVALRMYPLKVTWWFCAFPYSLLIFAYDEVRKLILRRYPGGWVEKETYY is encoded by the exons ATGCCGGTGGCCACGGTGACGCCGGTGCTGGCCGTGACCTCCACGCCCACG GCCGGCCGCGAGTACTCGCCCGCGGCCACCACGTCCGAGAACGGCGGCGGGAAGaggaagcagaaggagaaagagcTGGACGAGCTCAAGAAGGAGGTGAACCTG GATGACCATAAACTGTCCCTGGATGAGCTGGGCAGGAAGTACCAAGTGGACCTGTCCCGG GGCCTGACCAACGCCCGCGCTGCCGAGATCCTGGTCCAGGACGGCCCCAACGCTCTGACGCCGCCTCCCACCACCCCCGAGTGGGTGAAGTTCTGCCGGCAGCTCTTCGGGGGCTTCTCCATCCTGCTCTGGATCGGCGCCATCCTCTGCTTCCTGGCCTACGGCATCCAGGCCGCCATGGAGGACGAGCCCGCCAACGACAAC CTGTACCTGGGGGTGGTCCTGGCCGCCGTCGTCATCGTCACCGGCTGCTTCTCCTACTACCAAGAGGCCAAGAGCTCCAAGATCATGGATTCCTTCAAGAACATGGTGCCCCAG CAAGCGCTGGTGATCCGAGAGGGCGAGAAGATCCAGATCAACGCCGAGAACGTCGTGGTGGGAGACCTGGTGGAGGTGAAGGGCGGCGACAGGGTGCCCGCGGACATGAGGATCATCTCCTCCCATGGATGCAag GTGGATAACTCCTCCCTGACGGGCGAGTCGGAGCCCCAGACGCGCTCCCCGGAGTTCACGCACGAGAACCCGCTGGAGACGCGCAACATCTGCTTCTTCTCCACCAACTGCGTCGAAG GGACCGCGCGTGGCATCGTCATCTCCACGGGTGACCGCACGGTGATGGGCCGCATCGCCTCGCTGGCCTCGGGGCTGGAGGTGGGCCGGACGCCCATCGCCATGGAGATCGAGCACTTCATCCGCCTCATCACCGGCGTCGCCGTCTTCCTCGGCCTCTCCTTCTTCATCCTCTCGCTCATCCTTGGCTACACCTGGCTCGAGGCCGTCATCTTCCTCATCGGCATCATCGTGGCCAACGTGCCCGAGGGGCTGCTGGCCACCGTCACC gtgtgcctgaCCCTCACTGCCAAGCGCATGGCCAGGAAGAACTGTCTGGTGAAGAACCTGGAGGCTGTGGAGACCCTCGGCTCCACCTCCACCATCTGCTCGGACAAGACGGGGACGCTGACCCAGAACCGCATGACCGTGGCCCACATGTGGTTCGACAACCAGATCCACGAGGCTGACACCACCGAGGACCAGTCGG gtgccaccttTGACAAGCGCTCTCCCACGTGGGCGGCCCTGGCGCGCATCGCGGGGCTCTGTAACCGCGCCGTGTTCAAGCCGGGCCAGGAGAACGTCTCCATCTCCAAG CGGGACACGGCCGGGGACGCGTCCGAGTCGGCGCTGCTCAAGTGCATCCAGCTGTCGTGCGGCTCCGTCAAGAGGATGCGGGACAGGAACCCCAAAGTGACCGAGATCCCCTTCAACTCCACCAACAAGTACCAG CTGTCCATCCACGAGCGCGAGGAGGACCCCCAGGGGTACCTGCTGGTGATGAAGGGAGCCCCCGAGCGCATCCTGGACCGCTGCTCCCGCAtcctcctgcagggccaggagcagcccctggacCAGGAGATGAGAGAGGCCTTCCAGAACGCCTACctggagctgggggggctcGGGGAGAGGGTCCTGG GGTTCTGTCACCTGTACCTGCCCCCGGACAAGTTCCCCCGCGGGTTCCGTTTCGACGCCGACGAGGTGAATTTCCCCACCACCGACCTTTGCTTCGTGGGGCTCATGTCCATGATCGACCCCCCCCGCGCCGCCGTGCCCGACGCCGTGGGCAAGTGCCGGAGCGCCGGCATCAAG GTGATCATGGTAACCGGGGACCACCCGATCACGGCCAAGGCCATCGCCAAGGGCGTGGGGATCATCTCTGAGGGCAACGAGACCGTGGAGGACATCGCAGCACGACTGAACATACCTGTGAGCCAGGTGAACCCCAG GGAGGCCAAGGCGTGCGTGGTGCACGGCTCGGACCTGAAGGACATGAGCTCGGAGCAGCTGGACGAGATCCTGCGCAACCACACCGAGATCGTGTTCGCCCGCACGTCGCCCCAGCAGAAGCTGATCATCGTCGAGGGCTGCCAGCGACAG ggcGCCATCGTGGCGGTGACGGGTGATGGCGTCAATGACTCGCCGGCGCTGAAGAAGGCGGACATCGGCATCGCCATGGGCATCGCGGGCTCGGACGTGTCCAAGCAGGCGGCCGACATGATCCTGCTGGACGACAACTTCGCCTCCATCGTCACCGGCGTCGAGGAAG GCCGCCTGATCTTCGACAACCTGAAGAAGTCGATCGCCTACACCCTGACCAGCAACATCCCCGAGATCACCCCGTTCCTGCTCTTCATCATCGCCAACATCCCGCTGCCACTGGGCACCGTCACCATCCTCTGCATCGACCTGGGCACCGACATG GTCCCCGCCATCTCCTTGGCCTACGAGGCGGCCGAGAGCGACATCATGAAACGGCAACCGCGGAACCCCCGCAGCGACAAGCTGGTCAACGAGCGGCTCATCAGCATGGCCTACGGCCAGATCG GGATGATCCAGGCTCTGGGCGGGTTCTTCACCTACTTCGTGATCCTGGCGGAGAACGGGTTCCTGCCGGGGACGCTGCTCGGGATCCGCCTGGCCTGGGATGATCGATCCAAGAATGACCTGGAGGATTCCTACGGGCAGGAGTGG ACATACGAGCAGCGCAAGGTGGTGGAATTCACGTGCCACACGGCGTTCTTCGCCAGCATTGTCGTGGTGCAGTGGGCGGATCTCATCATCTGCAAGACGCGCCGCAACTCCGTCTTCCAGCAGGGCATGAA GAACAAGATCCTGATTTTcgggctgctggaggagacgGCGCTGGCGGCGTTCCTGTCCTACTGCCCGGGCATGGGGGTGGCTCTGCGCATGTACCCCCTCAA GGTGACCTGGTGGTTCTGCGCCTTCCCCTATTCCCTGCTGATCTTCGCCTACGACGAGGTCAGGAAACTGATCCTGAGGCGCTACCCCGGAG gcTGGGTGGAGAAGGAAACCTATTACTGA
- the LOC132084841 gene encoding sodium/potassium-transporting ATPase subunit alpha-2 isoform X2 gives MGRGAGREYSPAATTSENGGGKRKQKEKELDELKKEVNLDDHKLSLDELGRKYQVDLSRGLTNARAAEILVQDGPNALTPPPTTPEWVKFCRQLFGGFSILLWIGAILCFLAYGIQAAMEDEPANDNLYLGVVLAAVVIVTGCFSYYQEAKSSKIMDSFKNMVPQQALVIREGEKIQINAENVVVGDLVEVKGGDRVPADMRIISSHGCKVDNSSLTGESEPQTRSPEFTHENPLETRNICFFSTNCVEGTARGIVISTGDRTVMGRIASLASGLEVGRTPIAMEIEHFIRLITGVAVFLGLSFFILSLILGYTWLEAVIFLIGIIVANVPEGLLATVTVCLTLTAKRMARKNCLVKNLEAVETLGSTSTICSDKTGTLTQNRMTVAHMWFDNQIHEADTTEDQSGATFDKRSPTWAALARIAGLCNRAVFKPGQENVSISKRDTAGDASESALLKCIQLSCGSVKRMRDRNPKVTEIPFNSTNKYQLSIHEREEDPQGYLLVMKGAPERILDRCSRILLQGQEQPLDQEMREAFQNAYLELGGLGERVLGFCHLYLPPDKFPRGFRFDADEVNFPTTDLCFVGLMSMIDPPRAAVPDAVGKCRSAGIKVIMVTGDHPITAKAIAKGVGIISEGNETVEDIAARLNIPVSQVNPREAKACVVHGSDLKDMSSEQLDEILRNHTEIVFARTSPQQKLIIVEGCQRQGAIVAVTGDGVNDSPALKKADIGIAMGIAGSDVSKQAADMILLDDNFASIVTGVEEGRLIFDNLKKSIAYTLTSNIPEITPFLLFIIANIPLPLGTVTILCIDLGTDMVPAISLAYEAAESDIMKRQPRNPRSDKLVNERLISMAYGQIGMIQALGGFFTYFVILAENGFLPGTLLGIRLAWDDRSKNDLEDSYGQEWTYEQRKVVEFTCHTAFFASIVVVQWADLIICKTRRNSVFQQGMKNKILIFGLLEETALAAFLSYCPGMGVALRMYPLKVTWWFCAFPYSLLIFAYDEVRKLILRRYPGGWVEKETYY, from the exons GCCGGCCGCGAGTACTCGCCCGCGGCCACCACGTCCGAGAACGGCGGCGGGAAGaggaagcagaaggagaaagagcTGGACGAGCTCAAGAAGGAGGTGAACCTG GATGACCATAAACTGTCCCTGGATGAGCTGGGCAGGAAGTACCAAGTGGACCTGTCCCGG GGCCTGACCAACGCCCGCGCTGCCGAGATCCTGGTCCAGGACGGCCCCAACGCTCTGACGCCGCCTCCCACCACCCCCGAGTGGGTGAAGTTCTGCCGGCAGCTCTTCGGGGGCTTCTCCATCCTGCTCTGGATCGGCGCCATCCTCTGCTTCCTGGCCTACGGCATCCAGGCCGCCATGGAGGACGAGCCCGCCAACGACAAC CTGTACCTGGGGGTGGTCCTGGCCGCCGTCGTCATCGTCACCGGCTGCTTCTCCTACTACCAAGAGGCCAAGAGCTCCAAGATCATGGATTCCTTCAAGAACATGGTGCCCCAG CAAGCGCTGGTGATCCGAGAGGGCGAGAAGATCCAGATCAACGCCGAGAACGTCGTGGTGGGAGACCTGGTGGAGGTGAAGGGCGGCGACAGGGTGCCCGCGGACATGAGGATCATCTCCTCCCATGGATGCAag GTGGATAACTCCTCCCTGACGGGCGAGTCGGAGCCCCAGACGCGCTCCCCGGAGTTCACGCACGAGAACCCGCTGGAGACGCGCAACATCTGCTTCTTCTCCACCAACTGCGTCGAAG GGACCGCGCGTGGCATCGTCATCTCCACGGGTGACCGCACGGTGATGGGCCGCATCGCCTCGCTGGCCTCGGGGCTGGAGGTGGGCCGGACGCCCATCGCCATGGAGATCGAGCACTTCATCCGCCTCATCACCGGCGTCGCCGTCTTCCTCGGCCTCTCCTTCTTCATCCTCTCGCTCATCCTTGGCTACACCTGGCTCGAGGCCGTCATCTTCCTCATCGGCATCATCGTGGCCAACGTGCCCGAGGGGCTGCTGGCCACCGTCACC gtgtgcctgaCCCTCACTGCCAAGCGCATGGCCAGGAAGAACTGTCTGGTGAAGAACCTGGAGGCTGTGGAGACCCTCGGCTCCACCTCCACCATCTGCTCGGACAAGACGGGGACGCTGACCCAGAACCGCATGACCGTGGCCCACATGTGGTTCGACAACCAGATCCACGAGGCTGACACCACCGAGGACCAGTCGG gtgccaccttTGACAAGCGCTCTCCCACGTGGGCGGCCCTGGCGCGCATCGCGGGGCTCTGTAACCGCGCCGTGTTCAAGCCGGGCCAGGAGAACGTCTCCATCTCCAAG CGGGACACGGCCGGGGACGCGTCCGAGTCGGCGCTGCTCAAGTGCATCCAGCTGTCGTGCGGCTCCGTCAAGAGGATGCGGGACAGGAACCCCAAAGTGACCGAGATCCCCTTCAACTCCACCAACAAGTACCAG CTGTCCATCCACGAGCGCGAGGAGGACCCCCAGGGGTACCTGCTGGTGATGAAGGGAGCCCCCGAGCGCATCCTGGACCGCTGCTCCCGCAtcctcctgcagggccaggagcagcccctggacCAGGAGATGAGAGAGGCCTTCCAGAACGCCTACctggagctgggggggctcGGGGAGAGGGTCCTGG GGTTCTGTCACCTGTACCTGCCCCCGGACAAGTTCCCCCGCGGGTTCCGTTTCGACGCCGACGAGGTGAATTTCCCCACCACCGACCTTTGCTTCGTGGGGCTCATGTCCATGATCGACCCCCCCCGCGCCGCCGTGCCCGACGCCGTGGGCAAGTGCCGGAGCGCCGGCATCAAG GTGATCATGGTAACCGGGGACCACCCGATCACGGCCAAGGCCATCGCCAAGGGCGTGGGGATCATCTCTGAGGGCAACGAGACCGTGGAGGACATCGCAGCACGACTGAACATACCTGTGAGCCAGGTGAACCCCAG GGAGGCCAAGGCGTGCGTGGTGCACGGCTCGGACCTGAAGGACATGAGCTCGGAGCAGCTGGACGAGATCCTGCGCAACCACACCGAGATCGTGTTCGCCCGCACGTCGCCCCAGCAGAAGCTGATCATCGTCGAGGGCTGCCAGCGACAG ggcGCCATCGTGGCGGTGACGGGTGATGGCGTCAATGACTCGCCGGCGCTGAAGAAGGCGGACATCGGCATCGCCATGGGCATCGCGGGCTCGGACGTGTCCAAGCAGGCGGCCGACATGATCCTGCTGGACGACAACTTCGCCTCCATCGTCACCGGCGTCGAGGAAG GCCGCCTGATCTTCGACAACCTGAAGAAGTCGATCGCCTACACCCTGACCAGCAACATCCCCGAGATCACCCCGTTCCTGCTCTTCATCATCGCCAACATCCCGCTGCCACTGGGCACCGTCACCATCCTCTGCATCGACCTGGGCACCGACATG GTCCCCGCCATCTCCTTGGCCTACGAGGCGGCCGAGAGCGACATCATGAAACGGCAACCGCGGAACCCCCGCAGCGACAAGCTGGTCAACGAGCGGCTCATCAGCATGGCCTACGGCCAGATCG GGATGATCCAGGCTCTGGGCGGGTTCTTCACCTACTTCGTGATCCTGGCGGAGAACGGGTTCCTGCCGGGGACGCTGCTCGGGATCCGCCTGGCCTGGGATGATCGATCCAAGAATGACCTGGAGGATTCCTACGGGCAGGAGTGG ACATACGAGCAGCGCAAGGTGGTGGAATTCACGTGCCACACGGCGTTCTTCGCCAGCATTGTCGTGGTGCAGTGGGCGGATCTCATCATCTGCAAGACGCGCCGCAACTCCGTCTTCCAGCAGGGCATGAA GAACAAGATCCTGATTTTcgggctgctggaggagacgGCGCTGGCGGCGTTCCTGTCCTACTGCCCGGGCATGGGGGTGGCTCTGCGCATGTACCCCCTCAA GGTGACCTGGTGGTTCTGCGCCTTCCCCTATTCCCTGCTGATCTTCGCCTACGACGAGGTCAGGAAACTGATCCTGAGGCGCTACCCCGGAG gcTGGGTGGAGAAGGAAACCTATTACTGA
- the LOC132084841 gene encoding sodium/potassium-transporting ATPase subunit alpha-2 isoform X3, with translation MANVPEGLLATVTVCLTLTAKRMARKNCLVKNLEAVETLGSTSTICSDKTGTLTQNRMTVAHMWFDNQIHEADTTEDQSGATFDKRSPTWAALARIAGLCNRAVFKPGQENVSISKRDTAGDASESALLKCIQLSCGSVKRMRDRNPKVTEIPFNSTNKYQLSIHEREEDPQGYLLVMKGAPERILDRCSRILLQGQEQPLDQEMREAFQNAYLELGGLGERVLGFCHLYLPPDKFPRGFRFDADEVNFPTTDLCFVGLMSMIDPPRAAVPDAVGKCRSAGIKVIMVTGDHPITAKAIAKGVGIISEGNETVEDIAARLNIPVSQVNPREAKACVVHGSDLKDMSSEQLDEILRNHTEIVFARTSPQQKLIIVEGCQRQGAIVAVTGDGVNDSPALKKADIGIAMGIAGSDVSKQAADMILLDDNFASIVTGVEEGRLIFDNLKKSIAYTLTSNIPEITPFLLFIIANIPLPLGTVTILCIDLGTDMVPAISLAYEAAESDIMKRQPRNPRSDKLVNERLISMAYGQIGMIQALGGFFTYFVILAENGFLPGTLLGIRLAWDDRSKNDLEDSYGQEWTYEQRKVVEFTCHTAFFASIVVVQWADLIICKTRRNSVFQQGMKNKILIFGLLEETALAAFLSYCPGMGVALRMYPLKVTWWFCAFPYSLLIFAYDEVRKLILRRYPGGWVEKETYY, from the exons ATGGCCAACGTGCCCGAGGGGCTGCTGGCCACCGTCACC gtgtgcctgaCCCTCACTGCCAAGCGCATGGCCAGGAAGAACTGTCTGGTGAAGAACCTGGAGGCTGTGGAGACCCTCGGCTCCACCTCCACCATCTGCTCGGACAAGACGGGGACGCTGACCCAGAACCGCATGACCGTGGCCCACATGTGGTTCGACAACCAGATCCACGAGGCTGACACCACCGAGGACCAGTCGG gtgccaccttTGACAAGCGCTCTCCCACGTGGGCGGCCCTGGCGCGCATCGCGGGGCTCTGTAACCGCGCCGTGTTCAAGCCGGGCCAGGAGAACGTCTCCATCTCCAAG CGGGACACGGCCGGGGACGCGTCCGAGTCGGCGCTGCTCAAGTGCATCCAGCTGTCGTGCGGCTCCGTCAAGAGGATGCGGGACAGGAACCCCAAAGTGACCGAGATCCCCTTCAACTCCACCAACAAGTACCAG CTGTCCATCCACGAGCGCGAGGAGGACCCCCAGGGGTACCTGCTGGTGATGAAGGGAGCCCCCGAGCGCATCCTGGACCGCTGCTCCCGCAtcctcctgcagggccaggagcagcccctggacCAGGAGATGAGAGAGGCCTTCCAGAACGCCTACctggagctgggggggctcGGGGAGAGGGTCCTGG GGTTCTGTCACCTGTACCTGCCCCCGGACAAGTTCCCCCGCGGGTTCCGTTTCGACGCCGACGAGGTGAATTTCCCCACCACCGACCTTTGCTTCGTGGGGCTCATGTCCATGATCGACCCCCCCCGCGCCGCCGTGCCCGACGCCGTGGGCAAGTGCCGGAGCGCCGGCATCAAG GTGATCATGGTAACCGGGGACCACCCGATCACGGCCAAGGCCATCGCCAAGGGCGTGGGGATCATCTCTGAGGGCAACGAGACCGTGGAGGACATCGCAGCACGACTGAACATACCTGTGAGCCAGGTGAACCCCAG GGAGGCCAAGGCGTGCGTGGTGCACGGCTCGGACCTGAAGGACATGAGCTCGGAGCAGCTGGACGAGATCCTGCGCAACCACACCGAGATCGTGTTCGCCCGCACGTCGCCCCAGCAGAAGCTGATCATCGTCGAGGGCTGCCAGCGACAG ggcGCCATCGTGGCGGTGACGGGTGATGGCGTCAATGACTCGCCGGCGCTGAAGAAGGCGGACATCGGCATCGCCATGGGCATCGCGGGCTCGGACGTGTCCAAGCAGGCGGCCGACATGATCCTGCTGGACGACAACTTCGCCTCCATCGTCACCGGCGTCGAGGAAG GCCGCCTGATCTTCGACAACCTGAAGAAGTCGATCGCCTACACCCTGACCAGCAACATCCCCGAGATCACCCCGTTCCTGCTCTTCATCATCGCCAACATCCCGCTGCCACTGGGCACCGTCACCATCCTCTGCATCGACCTGGGCACCGACATG GTCCCCGCCATCTCCTTGGCCTACGAGGCGGCCGAGAGCGACATCATGAAACGGCAACCGCGGAACCCCCGCAGCGACAAGCTGGTCAACGAGCGGCTCATCAGCATGGCCTACGGCCAGATCG GGATGATCCAGGCTCTGGGCGGGTTCTTCACCTACTTCGTGATCCTGGCGGAGAACGGGTTCCTGCCGGGGACGCTGCTCGGGATCCGCCTGGCCTGGGATGATCGATCCAAGAATGACCTGGAGGATTCCTACGGGCAGGAGTGG ACATACGAGCAGCGCAAGGTGGTGGAATTCACGTGCCACACGGCGTTCTTCGCCAGCATTGTCGTGGTGCAGTGGGCGGATCTCATCATCTGCAAGACGCGCCGCAACTCCGTCTTCCAGCAGGGCATGAA GAACAAGATCCTGATTTTcgggctgctggaggagacgGCGCTGGCGGCGTTCCTGTCCTACTGCCCGGGCATGGGGGTGGCTCTGCGCATGTACCCCCTCAA GGTGACCTGGTGGTTCTGCGCCTTCCCCTATTCCCTGCTGATCTTCGCCTACGACGAGGTCAGGAAACTGATCCTGAGGCGCTACCCCGGAG gcTGGGTGGAGAAGGAAACCTATTACTGA
- the LOC132084841 gene encoding sodium/potassium-transporting ATPase subunit alpha-2 isoform X4: MSMIDPPRAAVPDAVGKCRSAGIKVIMVTGDHPITAKAIAKGVGIISEGNETVEDIAARLNIPVSQVNPREAKACVVHGSDLKDMSSEQLDEILRNHTEIVFARTSPQQKLIIVEGCQRQGAIVAVTGDGVNDSPALKKADIGIAMGIAGSDVSKQAADMILLDDNFASIVTGVEEGRLIFDNLKKSIAYTLTSNIPEITPFLLFIIANIPLPLGTVTILCIDLGTDMVPAISLAYEAAESDIMKRQPRNPRSDKLVNERLISMAYGQIGMIQALGGFFTYFVILAENGFLPGTLLGIRLAWDDRSKNDLEDSYGQEWTYEQRKVVEFTCHTAFFASIVVVQWADLIICKTRRNSVFQQGMKNKILIFGLLEETALAAFLSYCPGMGVALRMYPLKVTWWFCAFPYSLLIFAYDEVRKLILRRYPGGWVEKETYY; the protein is encoded by the exons ATGTCCATGATCGACCCCCCCCGCGCCGCCGTGCCCGACGCCGTGGGCAAGTGCCGGAGCGCCGGCATCAAG GTGATCATGGTAACCGGGGACCACCCGATCACGGCCAAGGCCATCGCCAAGGGCGTGGGGATCATCTCTGAGGGCAACGAGACCGTGGAGGACATCGCAGCACGACTGAACATACCTGTGAGCCAGGTGAACCCCAG GGAGGCCAAGGCGTGCGTGGTGCACGGCTCGGACCTGAAGGACATGAGCTCGGAGCAGCTGGACGAGATCCTGCGCAACCACACCGAGATCGTGTTCGCCCGCACGTCGCCCCAGCAGAAGCTGATCATCGTCGAGGGCTGCCAGCGACAG ggcGCCATCGTGGCGGTGACGGGTGATGGCGTCAATGACTCGCCGGCGCTGAAGAAGGCGGACATCGGCATCGCCATGGGCATCGCGGGCTCGGACGTGTCCAAGCAGGCGGCCGACATGATCCTGCTGGACGACAACTTCGCCTCCATCGTCACCGGCGTCGAGGAAG GCCGCCTGATCTTCGACAACCTGAAGAAGTCGATCGCCTACACCCTGACCAGCAACATCCCCGAGATCACCCCGTTCCTGCTCTTCATCATCGCCAACATCCCGCTGCCACTGGGCACCGTCACCATCCTCTGCATCGACCTGGGCACCGACATG GTCCCCGCCATCTCCTTGGCCTACGAGGCGGCCGAGAGCGACATCATGAAACGGCAACCGCGGAACCCCCGCAGCGACAAGCTGGTCAACGAGCGGCTCATCAGCATGGCCTACGGCCAGATCG GGATGATCCAGGCTCTGGGCGGGTTCTTCACCTACTTCGTGATCCTGGCGGAGAACGGGTTCCTGCCGGGGACGCTGCTCGGGATCCGCCTGGCCTGGGATGATCGATCCAAGAATGACCTGGAGGATTCCTACGGGCAGGAGTGG ACATACGAGCAGCGCAAGGTGGTGGAATTCACGTGCCACACGGCGTTCTTCGCCAGCATTGTCGTGGTGCAGTGGGCGGATCTCATCATCTGCAAGACGCGCCGCAACTCCGTCTTCCAGCAGGGCATGAA GAACAAGATCCTGATTTTcgggctgctggaggagacgGCGCTGGCGGCGTTCCTGTCCTACTGCCCGGGCATGGGGGTGGCTCTGCGCATGTACCCCCTCAA GGTGACCTGGTGGTTCTGCGCCTTCCCCTATTCCCTGCTGATCTTCGCCTACGACGAGGTCAGGAAACTGATCCTGAGGCGCTACCCCGGAG gcTGGGTGGAGAAGGAAACCTATTACTGA
- the LOC132084841 gene encoding sodium/potassium-transporting ATPase subunit alpha-2 isoform X5 yields MSSEQLDEILRNHTEIVFARTSPQQKLIIVEGCQRQGAIVAVTGDGVNDSPALKKADIGIAMGIAGSDVSKQAADMILLDDNFASIVTGVEEGRLIFDNLKKSIAYTLTSNIPEITPFLLFIIANIPLPLGTVTILCIDLGTDMVPAISLAYEAAESDIMKRQPRNPRSDKLVNERLISMAYGQIGMIQALGGFFTYFVILAENGFLPGTLLGIRLAWDDRSKNDLEDSYGQEWTYEQRKVVEFTCHTAFFASIVVVQWADLIICKTRRNSVFQQGMKNKILIFGLLEETALAAFLSYCPGMGVALRMYPLKVTWWFCAFPYSLLIFAYDEVRKLILRRYPGGWVEKETYY; encoded by the exons ATGAGCTCGGAGCAGCTGGACGAGATCCTGCGCAACCACACCGAGATCGTGTTCGCCCGCACGTCGCCCCAGCAGAAGCTGATCATCGTCGAGGGCTGCCAGCGACAG ggcGCCATCGTGGCGGTGACGGGTGATGGCGTCAATGACTCGCCGGCGCTGAAGAAGGCGGACATCGGCATCGCCATGGGCATCGCGGGCTCGGACGTGTCCAAGCAGGCGGCCGACATGATCCTGCTGGACGACAACTTCGCCTCCATCGTCACCGGCGTCGAGGAAG GCCGCCTGATCTTCGACAACCTGAAGAAGTCGATCGCCTACACCCTGACCAGCAACATCCCCGAGATCACCCCGTTCCTGCTCTTCATCATCGCCAACATCCCGCTGCCACTGGGCACCGTCACCATCCTCTGCATCGACCTGGGCACCGACATG GTCCCCGCCATCTCCTTGGCCTACGAGGCGGCCGAGAGCGACATCATGAAACGGCAACCGCGGAACCCCCGCAGCGACAAGCTGGTCAACGAGCGGCTCATCAGCATGGCCTACGGCCAGATCG GGATGATCCAGGCTCTGGGCGGGTTCTTCACCTACTTCGTGATCCTGGCGGAGAACGGGTTCCTGCCGGGGACGCTGCTCGGGATCCGCCTGGCCTGGGATGATCGATCCAAGAATGACCTGGAGGATTCCTACGGGCAGGAGTGG ACATACGAGCAGCGCAAGGTGGTGGAATTCACGTGCCACACGGCGTTCTTCGCCAGCATTGTCGTGGTGCAGTGGGCGGATCTCATCATCTGCAAGACGCGCCGCAACTCCGTCTTCCAGCAGGGCATGAA GAACAAGATCCTGATTTTcgggctgctggaggagacgGCGCTGGCGGCGTTCCTGTCCTACTGCCCGGGCATGGGGGTGGCTCTGCGCATGTACCCCCTCAA GGTGACCTGGTGGTTCTGCGCCTTCCCCTATTCCCTGCTGATCTTCGCCTACGACGAGGTCAGGAAACTGATCCTGAGGCGCTACCCCGGAG gcTGGGTGGAGAAGGAAACCTATTACTGA